The genomic DNA GCCGCCATTTCCTGAGACCTGGATACATATATCCGTGATAGCATACACGCCATGAGGATCAATGTTTTCGGATAAATCGAGCGAGATATCGAAGCCCCGGTTAACATGTGTCTGGGCGGCCGCGATCCAGGCATCGGAGGTATGGTAAACACTACGAAAGCCTTCAAAACCTACATCAACCCTGAACTGAAGTTCGTGTTGGAATTGCGGGATCAACTGCTTCTTTCTTCGTGGCGGGTTTGGACTTGGTGGCGGATTTGGCTTCCTTCCCCCAGATCCAGATGGAGGGCAGACGAAGGGGTTGCACTGTCTTATGATACCAAGTTTGCATCCCAAGCAATTGGCCTGGTAGGCGTCTGAATCTGCGTCGAGAGGTTGGCGTTTATCGTGTAGAACTTTTGCACCATAGTGGCTAAACTCTGTGTCTCGCAGTTGTGGCGTTGCAAGATAGTAGTTTTGCGGCACGATGAATGGCCAAGCAGAGTCAATGACGCTGAGCGTGATGAGTGTCGTAATGAGCCTCATTTTTATGGAGATGCAACCCCACTCGAAGAGGTGGCTCTATGCGGCAAGGTTTGGTTGAATAGTGTAAAGTGGGGAGGCAAGAAGATTGGCGTTAGCCGCAATTTATGGCCTTTGTT from Cercospora beticola chromosome 3, complete sequence includes the following:
- a CDS encoding uncharacterized protein (antiSMASH:Cluster_8), yielding MRLITTLITLSVIDSAWPFIVPQNYYLATPQLRDTEFSHYGAKVLHDKRQPLDADSDAYQANCLGCKLGIIRQCNPFVCPPSGSGGRKPNPPPSPNPPRRKKQLIPQFQHELQFRVDVGFEGFRSVYHTSDAWIAAAQTHVNRGFDISLDLSENIDPHGVYAITDICIQVSGNGGRYLYPVPRPATPRYRGDDGRTMWVRGRAFAQGTLFRIDTALITEIIRENGGSTGVTWTIKYNLQQELKRA